A single window of Verrucomicrobiota bacterium DNA harbors:
- a CDS encoding L,D-transpeptidase has product MALLAIGPANRASAQQTRVLIDLSEQRAYLMEGGRVSLVAPISSGKPGWSTPTGHFSVFSKDIDHRSRSFGSVLDASGRVVNANATPASRIPAGGHYRPAPMPFFMEFSPAVGLHAGYLPGYPASHGCVRMPRDLAARFFGRVQVGTPVTVVGNAHVLTRVRKALPAFL; this is encoded by the coding sequence ATGGCGCTGCTGGCCATCGGGCCGGCAAACCGGGCGAGCGCCCAGCAAACCCGGGTGCTAATCGACCTTTCAGAGCAACGGGCTTACCTGATGGAGGGTGGCAGGGTCAGCCTGGTCGCTCCCATCTCCTCCGGCAAACCCGGCTGGTCAACGCCCACGGGCCACTTTAGCGTTTTCAGCAAAGACATCGATCACCGCTCACGGAGCTTCGGGTCGGTCCTCGACGCCTCCGGCCGGGTGGTTAATGCCAACGCCACCCCGGCGAGCCGCATCCCTGCGGGCGGTCATTATCGGCCCGCGCCGATGCCCTTTTTCATGGAATTCAGCCCGGCGGTGGGGCTGCACGCCGGCTACCTTCCCGGCTACCCGGCCTCGCACGGGTGCGTGCGGATGCCTCGAGACCTTGCGGCTCGCTTTTTCGGGCGAGTCCAGGTGGGTACCCCGGTCACAGTGGTCGGCAACGCGCACGTGCTCACTCGGGTTCGAAAAGCCCTGCCCGCCTTCCTCTAA
- a CDS encoding response regulator transcription factor yields MTTQTPRSSEPATVFIVDDEPAVRKSLARLVRAAGYEVQAFASAREFLDRSNRDALGCIVLDVTMPDFTGLELQGVLTATRSILPIIFLTGHADVPKAVRALKGGAADFLSKPVQKDELLDAIDRAIRTNRVARAGLSRRAHDAEALRLLTAREYEVFVHVVTGKPNKVIAADLGTCEQTVKVHRGRVMQKLRVNSLAELVRLADRTGIRSAGAWTPQGGEGSDPSAGHSPPV; encoded by the coding sequence ATGACCACGCAGACCCCCCGGAGCTCAGAACCCGCCACCGTCTTCATCGTGGACGATGAACCCGCGGTGCGCAAAAGCCTTGCCCGGCTGGTTCGTGCCGCCGGTTACGAAGTGCAGGCTTTCGCCTCCGCCCGGGAGTTTCTGGACCGCTCAAATCGAGACGCCCTGGGCTGCATCGTGTTGGATGTGACCATGCCGGACTTTACGGGCTTGGAACTGCAGGGGGTCTTGACCGCCACACGAAGCATTCTGCCGATCATCTTTCTTACCGGGCATGCGGACGTCCCCAAAGCGGTGCGCGCCCTGAAAGGCGGGGCGGCCGATTTTCTCAGCAAACCGGTGCAAAAAGACGAATTGCTGGACGCCATCGATCGAGCGATCCGCACGAACCGGGTAGCGCGTGCCGGACTTTCTCGACGGGCGCACGACGCCGAAGCCCTACGGTTGCTGACCGCTCGGGAATACGAAGTCTTCGTGCACGTGGTCACCGGGAAACCGAACAAAGTGATTGCCGCGGACTTGGGCACTTGCGAGCAAACGGTTAAGGTCCATCGCGGCCGGGTCATGCAAAAGCTGCGGGTCAACTCGCTGGCCGAGTTGGTGCGGTTGGCCGACCGGACGGGGATCCGGAGCGCCGGGGCCTGGACACCTCAAGGTGGTGAGGGCAGTGACCCATCTGCAGGGCATTCGCCGCCCGTTTAA
- a CDS encoding response regulator → MAHSLIAVVDDEAPVGKALTRLLRVAGLDVETFASGAALLDSLQTHTPDCVILDLHMPQMDGFEVQGRLTQAGVRVPVIAITGRDSPQARDRALAGGATAYLAKPVDRQALLDAIAVAIDYPQDPQ, encoded by the coding sequence ATGGCGCACTCCCTTATTGCCGTCGTGGACGACGAAGCCCCCGTGGGCAAAGCCCTTACCCGGTTGCTGCGTGTGGCGGGGCTGGACGTGGAGACGTTCGCTTCCGGGGCGGCATTGCTGGACTCGTTGCAAACTCACACCCCCGACTGCGTGATCCTTGACCTACACATGCCGCAGATGGACGGCTTTGAAGTGCAAGGCCGGCTGACGCAGGCGGGGGTGCGGGTGCCGGTCATCGCCATCACCGGCCGAGATTCCCCACAGGCCCGTGACCGCGCCCTGGCGGGCGGCGCCACGGCGTACCTCGCCAAGCCGGTGGATCGCCAGGCGCTGCTCGACGCCATCGCCGTCGCGATTGATTACCCCCAAGATCCACAATGA